The following proteins are co-located in the Streptomyces sp. DT2A-34 genome:
- a CDS encoding MvdC/MvdD family ATP grasp protein: protein MTVLILTCEEDVTADMVVARLHGTGTPVLRLDPADLPGKAVLSADYAHGDFDGHLSVNGHVLSMSGLRSIWVRRPGEPAAHAADPSPWLTAETRQALYGMLHSAAARWMNHPRNADQARLKPWQLRVAHLSGFAVPPTVFTTSPRLAREFAEEYRDVVVKSASGPPPGDPAPALPTTLVGSDADFSAVAAGPALLQRYVPKRADIRLTCVGTRLFAARKTAEPGQVDGRYGDTGHAWEAVPVPERIGKAVHEYVTLAGLAYAAFDFAEDEHGIWWFLECNQGGQFGFVELETGQPISAEVALWLAHRRTDRRAPEGRR from the coding sequence ATGACCGTACTGATCCTGACGTGCGAAGAGGACGTGACCGCCGACATGGTGGTGGCCAGGCTGCACGGGACAGGGACTCCCGTGCTGCGGCTGGACCCCGCCGACCTGCCGGGCAAGGCCGTGCTGTCCGCCGACTACGCCCATGGTGACTTCGACGGGCACCTGTCGGTCAACGGACATGTGCTCAGCATGAGCGGCCTGCGCTCCATCTGGGTGCGCAGGCCCGGCGAACCGGCGGCGCACGCGGCCGACCCCTCACCGTGGCTGACCGCCGAGACCCGGCAGGCGCTGTACGGGATGCTCCACTCCGCCGCCGCGCGGTGGATGAACCATCCGCGCAACGCCGACCAGGCCCGGCTGAAACCCTGGCAGTTGAGGGTCGCCCACCTCAGCGGCTTCGCCGTACCGCCGACGGTCTTCACCACGTCACCCCGGCTGGCGCGGGAGTTCGCCGAGGAGTACCGGGACGTGGTGGTGAAGTCCGCCTCGGGGCCGCCGCCCGGCGACCCCGCGCCGGCCCTGCCGACCACCCTCGTCGGCTCCGACGCGGACTTCTCCGCGGTCGCGGCCGGGCCCGCGCTGCTCCAGCGGTACGTACCCAAGCGGGCCGACATCCGGCTGACCTGCGTCGGTACCCGGCTGTTCGCCGCGCGCAAGACCGCCGAACCGGGCCAGGTCGACGGCCGCTACGGCGACACCGGGCACGCCTGGGAGGCGGTCCCGGTCCCCGAACGCATCGGCAAGGCGGTGCACGAGTACGTCACCCTCGCCGGACTGGCGTACGCCGCCTTCGACTTCGCCGAGGACGAGCACGGCATCTGGTGGTTCCTGGAGTGCAACCAGGGCGGCCAGTTCGGCTTCGTCGAACTGGAGACCGGGCAGCCGATCTCGGCGGAGGTCGCCCTGTGGCTGGCTCACCGCAGGACGGACCGCCGCGCTCCCGAGGGCCGCCGGTGA
- a CDS encoding Gfo/Idh/MocA family protein, which translates to MTVRVGVIGVGWIGKEHIRRLTDTVTGARVTAVTDIDAARAEEAAAPVGARVLSDGAAVIAADDVDAVLVTSWGPTHAEHVLNAIAAGKPVFCEKPLATTAEDCLKIVEAETAHGRRLVQVGFMRRYDAGYRQMKQVIDSGRIGEPLIVHCAHRNPTVPESYTSGMAALDTAVHEVDVLRWLLDDEIVSTQVITPRATSKRFEHLKDPQIMLFETAKGVRIDLEVFVNCQYGYDIQCEAVGEEGLVRLPDPAAVGVRTAARHSTEVLTDWVSRFRDAFDTEFREWIAGIAAGDEPTGPSAWDGYAATVITTATVEALESGRVIATDLKPRPAFYGGAA; encoded by the coding sequence ATGACCGTACGTGTAGGCGTCATCGGCGTCGGCTGGATCGGCAAGGAACACATCCGGCGCCTCACCGATACCGTCACAGGTGCCCGCGTCACCGCGGTCACCGACATCGACGCCGCCCGCGCCGAGGAGGCGGCGGCGCCGGTCGGGGCCCGGGTGCTGTCCGATGGCGCGGCCGTGATCGCGGCGGACGACGTCGACGCCGTCCTCGTGACGTCCTGGGGCCCCACCCACGCCGAGCACGTGCTGAACGCGATCGCCGCCGGAAAGCCGGTGTTCTGCGAGAAGCCCCTCGCCACCACCGCCGAGGACTGCCTGAAGATCGTCGAGGCCGAGACGGCACACGGCCGCCGCCTGGTCCAGGTCGGCTTCATGCGCCGCTACGACGCCGGCTACCGGCAGATGAAGCAGGTCATCGACTCCGGCCGCATCGGCGAGCCGCTGATCGTGCACTGCGCCCACCGCAACCCGACCGTCCCGGAGTCGTACACCTCCGGCATGGCCGCGCTGGACACGGCCGTGCACGAGGTGGACGTGCTGCGCTGGCTGCTCGACGACGAGATCGTCTCCACCCAGGTGATCACACCGCGCGCCACGAGCAAGCGGTTCGAGCACCTCAAGGACCCGCAGATCATGCTCTTCGAGACCGCCAAGGGCGTCCGCATCGATCTGGAGGTCTTCGTCAATTGCCAGTACGGCTACGACATCCAGTGCGAGGCGGTGGGCGAGGAGGGCCTCGTACGGCTGCCCGACCCGGCCGCCGTCGGCGTGCGCACCGCCGCTCGGCACAGCACCGAGGTGCTCACGGACTGGGTGAGCCGCTTCCGGGACGCCTTCGACACCGAGTTCCGCGAGTGGATCGCGGGCATCGCCGCCGGCGACGAGCCCACCGGGCCCTCGGCCTGGGACGGCTACGCCGCCACCGTCATCACCACCGCGACCGTCGAGGCCCTGGAGTCGGGCCGCGTCATCGCCACCGACCTCAAGCCCCGACCTGCCTTCTACGGAGGTGCCGCGTGA